One stretch of Schizosaccharomyces pombe strain 972h- genome assembly, chromosome: III DNA includes these proteins:
- the coq5 gene encoding C-methytransferase — protein sequence MSRLRAPVAKFLADGLKGIRSTALAGSRLSNCRYTSTSSKDTDTSSHMTHFGFKDVPEDEKEHLVKNVFSSVAKKYDEMNDAMSLGIHRLWKNIFVSRLNPGNSTVPMKILDVAGGTGDIAFRILNHATNHNGDRNTRVIVADINPDMLSVGLRRSKKTPYYDSGRVEFIEQNAEILDKIPDNSIDMYTIAFGIRNCTHIPKVLEQAYRVLKPGGVFSCLEFSKVYPAPLAELYRQYSFKILPLLGTIIAGDSQSYEYLVESIERFPDAKTFAKMIEDAGFTLAGETGYETLSFGIAAIHTGIKL from the exons ATGTCACGTTTAAGAGCTCCTGTTGCTAAATTTTTAGCTGATGGATTGAAAGGAATCAGGTCTACAGCTTTGGCTGGCTCTCGATTGTCTAATTGTCGCTATACCAGTACTAGCTCGAAAGATACTGATACCTCAAGCCACATGACTCATTTTGGATTTAAAGACGTTCcggaagatgaaaaagagCACCTTG TTAAAAACGTGTTTTCTTCCGTAGCGAAAAAGTACGACGAAATGAATGATGCCATGTCATTGGGAATTCACAGATTATGgaagaatatttttgtttccaGATTGAATCCAGGAAATAGTACCGTTCCcatgaaaattttagatGTCGCTGGTGGTACTGGTGATATTGCATTTCGTATATTAAATCACGCTACAAATCACAACGGCGATCGAAACACTCGAGTCATAGTAGCCGATATCAATCCAGATATGCTCAGCGTTGGTCTTCGTAGGTCTAAGAAGACGCCTTATTATGACTCCGGAAGAGTGGAGTTTATTGAACAAAATGCAGAAATCTTGGACAAAATTCCTGACAATAGCATTGATATGTATACCATTGCTTTCGGAATTCGAAACTGTACCCATATCCCTAAAGTTTTGGAACAGGCGTATCGAGTGCTTAAGCCTGGTGGAGTGTTTAGTTGTTTGGAATTTAGCAAGGTGTATCCAGCTCCTTTGGCTGAATTGTATCGCCAATATAGTTTTAAGATTCTCCCTTTACTCGGTACCATCATTGCTGGTGACAGTCAAAGCTATGAATATTTAGTAGAAAGCATCGAGCGATTCCCTGATGCTAAAACGTTTGCTAAAATGATTGAGGATGCAGGATTCACTCTTGCAGGTGAAACTGGTTACGAAACTTTGTCTTTTGGAATTGCGGCCATTCATACTGGTATCAAGTTGTAG
- a CDS encoding WD40/YVTN repeat-like protein, which yields MTVDNRCSNSSLCLRNVTPKQHPARVCSNHWQLKNLISTQNTGEESNPIYYTNSVFVWKIYPNSEKVVQVGQGLSFKPLSLLGKCGYIAAGGQLGEFDYWSPTSKQTHMKLCDQHNNGIEIHRRNCDSHAEALISSNDHTIKVVDLEHGLLRKQLHFPVNMNHASVSNDGRFMVCVGDSPQVFFYEIDRSGEYHLRHTTVADTTDSSFCTSISQRNELFAVASQDSSLSVFDVRYLRTPMLTKTSSRPDPNGSIRSCHFTPPNGGPLDLLLYSEGFSYSHLLDLRTGKDVELVLPSEDRFFSPASQDIFGSCFADDGSSVYVASATHLYEWNIDKRSRICFPSYQLL from the coding sequence ATGACGGTGGACAATAGGTGCTCCAACTCCAGCCTGTGTTTAAGGAATGTGACTCCTAAACAACATCCTGCTCGTGTTTGTTCAAATCATTGGCAGTTGAAAAACCTCATTTCTACTCAAAATACCGGCGAAGAGTCCAATCCAATCTACTATACCAACAGCGTATTTGTTTGGAAAATATACCCAAATTCGGAGAAGGTCGTTCAGGTGGGCCAAGGGCTCAGTTTTAAACCGCTGAGCTTGCTAGGAAAATGCGGATACATCGCTGCAGGTGGCCAACTTGGTGAATTTGATTACTGGTCTCCAACTTCAAAACAAACTCACATGAAGCTTTGTGACCAACATAACAATGGCATTGAAATTCATCGACGCAACTGTGATTCTCATGCTGAAGCACTTATATCTAGTAATGATCACACGATAAAAGTCGTTGATTTGGAGCATGGTCTCCTTCGCAAGCAATTGCACTTTCCAGTCAACATGAATCATGCATCTGTCAGCAATGATGGCCGTTTTATGGTTTGTGTTGGCGATTCTCCTCAGGTCTTCTTTTACGAAATCGATCGTTCCGGTGAATATCATTTACGACATACTACTGTCGCTGATACTACCGATTCCTCTTTTTGTACAAGTATTTCTCAGCGTAACGAGTTGTTTGCCGTTGCTAGTCAAGATTCTAGCCTGAGTGTTTTTGATGTACGTTATTTGAGGACCCCAATGCTCACTAAAACCTCATCAAGGCCTGACCCTAACGGAAGTATTCGAAGCTGCCATTTCACCCCTCCGAATGGCGGACCTCTTGACCTCTTGCTTTATTCTGAAGGCTTCAGTTATTCGCATCTCCTTGACTTACGCACTGGTAAAGATGTCGAATTGGTCCTTCCAAGTGAAGATCGCTTCTTTTCTCCTGCGTCGCAGGATATATTCGGCTCCTGTTTCGCAGATGACGGTTCTTCTGTCTACGTTGCATCCGCCACTCATCTTTACGAATGGAATATTGACAAACGGAGTCGGATATGCTTCCCCTCCTATCaacttttgtaa
- the aph1 gene encoding bis(5'-nucleosidyl)-tetraphosphatase — protein MPKQLYFSKFPVGSQVFYRTKLSAAFVNLKPILPGHVLVIPQRAVPRLKDLTPSELTDLFTSVRKVQQVIEKVFSASASNIGIQDGVDAGQTVPHVHVHIIPRKKADFSENDLVYSELEKNEGNLASLYLTGNERYAGDERPPTSMRQAIPKDEDRKPRTLEEMEKEAQWLKGYFSEEQEKE, from the exons ATGCCAAAACAGCTATATTTCTCCAAGTTTCCTGTTGGAAGTCAAGTTTTTTATCGTACTAAG TTATCTGCCGCGTTTGTAAACCTGAAACCAATTTTACCAGGTCATGTTTTGGTAATTCCGCAACGGGCGGTCCCTAGATTGAAAGATTTGACACCTTCAGAG TTGACGGATTTGTTTACTTCTGTTCGCAAAGTGCAACAGGTAATCGAAAAGGTGTTTTCGGCATCTGCATCAAACATTGGTATTCAA GATGGTGTAGACGCTGGTCAAACAGTTCCTCATGTACATGTTCACATTATCCCTCGTAAAAAGGCAGATTTTTCAGAAAACGATCTAGTCTACAGTGAGTTGGAAAAAAACGAAGGAAATCTTGCTTCCCTTTATCTTACGGGAAATGAGCGGTATGCAGGAGATGAGAGACCGCCAACCAGTATGAGGCAAGCTATTCCTAAGGACGAGGATCGTAAGCCAAGAACACTTGAGGAAATGGAAAAGGAAGCTCAGTGGTTGAAAGGGTACTTTTCCGAAGAGCAAGAGAAGGaataa
- the ser3 gene encoding D-3 phosphoglycerate dehydrogenase Ser3: protein MDIKGGRRGNVEDSLNKLSLSPPDNNSSFLSNHFQVRKSYSQAPARTLKPFASEDIKILLLENVNQSALSNLKDEGYQVEFLKTSMSEDDLVEKIKGVHAIGIRSKTRLTRRVLEAADSLIVIGCFCIGTNQVDLDFAAERGIAVFNSPYANSRSVAELVIGYIISLARQVGDRSLELHRGEWNKVSSGCWEIRGKTLGIIGYGHIGSQLSVLAEAMGLHVVYYDILPIMPLGSAKQLSSLPELLHRADFVSLHVPASPETKNMISSKEFAAMKEGSYLINASRGTVVDIPALVDASKSGKIAGAAIDVYPSEPAGNGKDKFVDSLNSWTSELTHCKNIILTPHIGGSTEEAQYNIGIEVSEALTRYINEGNSIGAVNFPEVSLRSLTEADRNAARVLFVHRNVPGVLRQVNELFIDHNIKSQFSDSRGDIAYLVADISDCTPGSLEALHQKLESLPCKINTRLLY from the coding sequence ATGGATATTAAAGGCGGTCGTCGTGGTAATGTCGAGGATAGTTTGAACAAATTATCTTTGTCTCCCCCTGATAATAATTCATCCTTCCTCTCGAATCACTTCCAGGTACGCAAGTCTTACTCCCAAGCTCCTGCTCGTACTTTGAAGCCATTCGCTTCCGAAGACATCAAGATTTTGCTGTTGGAAAACGTTAATCAATCAGCTTTGAGCAACTTGAAGGATGAGGGCTACCAGGTTGAGTTCTTGAAAACTTCTATGAGCGAGGACGATTTGGTTGAGAAGATCAAGGGCGTTCATGCTATTGGCATTCGTTCTAAGACCCGCTTGACTCGTCGTGTCTTGGAGGCTGCCGACAGTTTAATTGTCATCGGTTGCTTCTGTATCGGTACTAACCAAGTCGATTTGGACTTTGCTGCCGAACGTGGTATCGCCGTCTTCAACTCTCCATACGCCAACTCTCGTTCCGTTGCTGAATTGGTCATCGGCTATATCATTAGCTTGGCTCGTCAAGTGGGCGATCGCTCCTTGGAATTGCACCGTGGTGAGTGGAACAAGGTGTCCAGTGGATGCTGGGAGATCCGTGGTAAGACCTTGGGCATCATTGGTTATGGTCATATTGGATCCCAACTTTCTGTTCTCGCTGAAGCCATGGGTTTACACGTCGTTTATTACGATATTCTCCCTATCATGCCTTTGGGTTCCGCCAAGCAGCTCTCTTCTCTCCCTGAACTCCTTCACCGTGCTGACTTTGTTTCTTTACACGTTCCTGCTTCTCCAGAAACAAAGAATATGATTTCCTCCAAGGAATTTGCCGCCATGAAGGAGGGTAGCTACTTGATCAATGCCTCCCGTGGTACTGTCGTTGACATTCCCGCTCTCGTTGATGCTAGCAAGTCTGGTAAAATTGCTGGTGCCGCCATTGATGTTTACCCATCCGAGCCTGCTGGTAACGGTAAGGACAAGTTCGTTGACTCACTCAACTCTTGGACTTCTGAATTGACCCATTGCAAGAACATTATTTTGACTCCTCACATTGGTGGTAGTACCGAGGAGGCTCAATATAACATTGGTATTGAGGTCAGTGAGGCTCTTACTCGTTACATTAATGAAGGAAACAGTATCGGTGCTGTTAACTTCCCTGAGGTCTCTTTGCGCAGCCTTACCGAGGCTGATAGAAATGCTGCTCGTGTCTTGTTTGTCCACAGAAATGTGCCTGGTGTTCTTCGCCAAGTTAACGAGCTTTTTATCGACCACAACATCAAGTCTCAATTCTCCGATTCTCGTGGTGACATTGCTTACTTGGTTGCTGATATTAGCGACTGTACTCCTGGTTCTTTGGAGGCCTTGCACCAAAAGTTGGAATCTTTACCTTGCAAGATTAACACTCGTTTACTTTATTAA
- the nap1 gene encoding histone H2A-H2B chaperone Nap1, translating into MVENVNINNKRAGKMSAAPTPHNTPSGTSAPNFGAKAPQVNTIDEGDENLEAIDGKLGSLLHLTSEGVSELPEAVQRRISGLRGLQKRYSDLESQFQKELFELEKAYAKKYAPIFKRRSEVVRGADEPTEEEIKKGEAADENEKKEPTSSESKKQEGGDDTKGIPEFWLTAMKNVLSLSEMITPEDEGALSHLVDIRISYMEKPGFKLEFEFAENPFFTNKILTKTYYYMEESGPSNVFLYDHAEGDKVDWKENADLTVRTVTKKQRNKNTKQTRVVKVSVPRDSFFNFFNPPTPPSEEDEESESPELDELLELDYQIGEDFKEKLIPRAVEWFTGEALALENYDGFSDLDVEEDEDDVESSSNEEVSDSDEEDSDSKHTAHGQQNAAECRQQ; encoded by the coding sequence ATGGTAGAGAACGTTAATATTAATAACAAAAGGGCCGGAAAAATGTCTGCCGCCCCAACTCCCCATAACACCCCATCGGGGACGAGCGCTCCCAACTTTGGTGCGAAGGCTCCTCAAGTAAATACTATTGACGAAGGAGATGAGAATTTAGAGGCTATCGACGGAAAATTGGGTTCTTTATTACATCTCACTTCAGAAGGAGTTTCAGAATTGCCTGAAGCCGTGCAAAGAAGGATTTCTGGACTTCGTGGTTTGCAAAAGCGATACAGCGACTTGGAGTCTCAATTCCAAAAAGAGCTGTTTGAGTTGGAAAAAGCTTATGCAAAGAAGTACGCACCTATTTTTAAGAGAAGATCTGAGGTTGTTCGTGGCGCTGACGAACCTACCGAGGAGGAAATTAAGAAGGGTGAAGCTGCCGATGAGaacgaaaagaaagaacCTACTTCTTCTGAGTCTAAGAAACAAGAAGGTGGTGATGATACTAAGGGTATTCCTGAGTTCTGGTTGACCGCTATGAAGAATGTTTTGTCTTTGTCTGAAATGATTACTCCCGAAGATGAAGGAGCTTTAAGTCACCTTGTGGATATTCGCATTTCCTATATGGAAAAGCCTGGTTTCAAATTAGAATTTGAATTTGCTGAAAACCCATTCTTTACTAACAAGATTCTCACCAAAACTTATTATTACATGGAGGAATCTGGCCCGTCCAACGTTTTCTTGTATGATCATGCTGAGGGCGATAAGGTTGATTGGAAAGAAAATGCCGATTTGACTGTTCGTACCGTTACTAAAAAGCAACGCAATAAAAACACTAAACAAACTCGTGTCGTAAAGGTTTCCGTTCCTCGTGACAGtttcttcaacttttttaatccCCCAACTCCTCCATCTGAGGAAGACGAAGAATCGGAGAGCCCTGAATTGGATGAATTGTTGGAACTTGACTATCAAATCGGTGAGGACTTCAAAGAGAAACTCATTCCTCGTGCCGTTGAGTGGTTTACTGGTGAGGCTTTAGCTCTTGAAAACTATGACGGATTCAGCGACTTAGATGTTGAAGAGGATGAAGATGATGTTGAATCCTCTTCTAACGAAGAAGTTTCCGATTCCGATGAGGAGGACAGTGATAGCAAGCACACTGCTCATGGCCAGCAAAACGCTGCTGAGTGCCGTCAGCAATAA
- the vps3 gene encoding GTPase regulator Vps3, translated as MSDIELHESAIPKELDSPVTTIALYNNHLYFGTEGGDVFLYNFSNFQLNESPELVKKISLVSKSRVNRILAMPFLGAVFIHHGSFAEVYKEDDLTQLYPSISFKGLVEFCHPGQRIDEKSTYLIVTNTHLKLISFQKDGIILVKNELKYPNIQTARVNGHIVCLVTENSFELLDILTFDTTPLFPIIKYDSENNGLMYKPMIVLHSNEFLLITGSPKDAIGLFVDSQGNVTRSTLTFSFYPKHVFSTSHYVFAISSSSLQIIDINTLSLVKSINLKDDESFSFISRLTSVHFCDRQIFSKFSAVNTASTSKTSDTIERASFSKPSFIFLTNKSWGFGAEAHFMNKLEFSITIGDIEAPLRRVSKRLRNPKKYGITNDVAYLQSAYLEQISALQYWKQGQYENSLSLLETSKIDPRVVISLYPDLYHSELSYIAFQGVISFRKSILSVDDTVANVLKSNELFRDTDQYTQRQMIEITKENAYIMLMRYLKNYKKNTSISEYLLSSQRDVMLAVEHSLLLLYLNMDDLAAGTKNAKELLESGLTGVEDIKDVLIQKKEYYLLSVLLATVRDHDGVLQTWKKLITGDYEDRRFNDGLIKIREYLVNDIEPSTFWEFTTWLCKHDATEGTRVLLDKTVSGSISAEDVLEHLDSSQDDVLIDYLVKSNSVTHRALLLKLCVNKLLGSLLDHNDFKNRLETAIETFRELPCMEKPTYAQYLEQLWGDMSDFSTHLSFYYLCSINLMENVEEESIDKIKDILFDIHVDNLYLFPQLEHSFYKRKKNYEKALSVLVTNIHDYKGGEAYCLQIDDVYPQCWCNLLEKCISTGDGCSDFIKELLYRRPFSYTLSYVCEQIPDHWNLNLLADFLCILQKRNAERLNESQTRLTLEKSLSQNLEELFMAINRRNVALGKNEI; from the exons atgtCTGATATTGAGCTGCATGAGTCAGCAATTCCTAAAGAATTGGATTCCCCTGTAACTACCATTGCGCTCTATA ataACCATCTATACTTTGGAACGGAAGGTGGTGATGTATTCCTctataatttttcaaatttccaG TTAAATGAATCACCAGAGCTTGTAAAGAAGATTTCGTTGGTGTCGAAATCTCGTGTAAACCGAATTCTTGCAATGCCTTTTCTTGGCGCAGTTTTTATTCATCATG GTAGTTTCGCAGAAGTATACAAGGAAGATGATTTGACTCAGCTTTACCCTTCCATCTCCTTTAAAGGCTTGGTGGAATTCTGTCATCCAGGCCAACGTATTGACGAGAAAAGCACATATTTAATTGTGACCAATACTCATTTAAAGCTCATCtcatttcaaaaagatgGAATCATACTAGTCAAAAAT GAACTTAAATACCCCAATATTCAAACTGCTCGTGTGAATGGTCATATCGTTTGTCTAGTTACCGAAAATTCCTTTGAATTATTGGATATTCTCACCTTTGATACTACTCCCCTCTTTCCCATTATCAAATACGATTCGGAAAATAATGGGCTAATGTACAAACCCATGATTGTTTTGCATTCTAATGAATTTCTCTTGATTACCGGTAGTCCCAAAGATGCCATAGGGCTTTTTGTAGATTCCCAAGGGAATGTCACAAGAAGCACTCtaactttttcattttatccAAAACATGTTTTTTCTACATCTCATTATGTGTTCGCCATTTCTTCTAGTTCGTTACAGATCATCGACATAAATACTCTCAGTCTTGTTAAAAGTATTAATCTGAAGGATGATGAAAgtttctcttttatttctcgATTGACAAGCGTTCATTTTTGTGATCGCCAAATATTTAGTAAATTCTCTGCTGTGAATACTGCGTCTACCTCAAAAACTTCTGATACGATAGAAAGGGCTTCTTTTAGCAAGccttcatttatttttcttacGAATAAATCTTGGGGGTTTGGCGCTGAAGCTCATTTTATGAACAAACTAGAATTCAGTATTACCATAGGCGATATTGAAGCCCCTCTGCGTCGAGTGAGTAAGCGATTGCGGAATCCGAAGAAGTATGGAATAACCAATGATGTCGCTTATCTTCAATCTGCTTATTTGGAGCAAATCTCGGCATTACAGTATTGGAAGCAAGGACAGTATGAAAATTCTCTCTCTTTGCTTGAAACTTCCAAAATTGATCCTCGCGTAGTTATCTCCCTCTATCCAGATCTCTATCATTCGGAGCTTTCCTATATTGCTTTTCAAGGTGTCATTAGTTTTCGCAAAAGCATATTGTCCGTCGATGATACTGTTGctaatgttttaaaatctaaTGAATTGTTTCGTGATACTGATCAATACACTCAGAGACAAATGATTGAAATTACTAAGGAAAACGCATACATCATGTTGATGCGTTATCtgaaaaattacaaaaagaaCACGAGCATATCTGAGTATCTTTTATCTTCGCAAAGAGACGTGATGCTTGCTGTAGAGCATTCGTTATTACtcctttatttaaatatggATGATTTAGCCGCCGGTACCAAAAATGCTAAGGAGTTGTTAGAGTCTGGTCTAACTGGTGTTGAAGATATAAAAGATGTGTTGATACAGAAGAAAGAGTATTATTTACTCTCCGTGTTATTGGCTACTGTAAGGGATCACGATGGTGTTCTTCAAACTTGGAAGAAATTAATAACAGGGGATTATGAAGATCGGAGATTCAACGATGGGTTAATTAAAATACGAGAATATTTGGTTAATGATATTGAGCCTTCGACATTCTGGGAATTTACTACATGGCTTTGTAAACACGATGCAACGGAGGGTACGCGCGTTTTGCTTGACAAAACAGTTAGTGGATCCATTTCTGCAGAGGACGTGTTAGAGCATTTGGATTCTTCTCAAGATGATGTTTTGATTGATTACCTTGTAAAGTCGAATTCCGTCACTCATCGAGCGCTACTTTTAAAGTTGTGCGTTAATAAGTTGCTTGGCAGTTTATTGGATCATaacgattttaaaaatcgcCTTGAGACTGCCATTGAAACATTTAGGGAGCTTCCTTGCATGGAGAAACCTACGTATGCCCAATACTTGGAACAACTTTGGGGGGACATGAGTGATTTCAGTACTCATCTTTCATTTTACTATTTGTGTTCTATTAATCTGATGGAAAatgttgaagaagaatctatagataaaataaaagatattttgTTCGACATTCATGTTGACAATTTATATCTATTTCCTCAACTTGAACACTCGTTTTacaaaaggaagaagaattaTGAAAAAGCTTTATCCGTTTTGGTTACGAATATTCATGACTATAAGGGCGGTGAAGCATACTGTCTTCAAATTGATGATGTTTATCCTCAGTGTTGGTGCAATTTGCTCGAAAAATGTATATCAACAGGAGATGGATGTAgtgattttattaaagaacTATTGTATCGTCGACCCTTTTCTTATACGCTTTCCTACGTGTGCGAGCAAATTCCAGATCATTGGAATCTTAACTTATTAGCAGATTTTTTGTGTAtattgcaaaaaagaaatgctGAGCGTTTGAATGAATCCCAAACTCGTTTAACACTTGAGAAGTCGTTGtctcaaaatttggaaGAGTTGTTCATGGCTATTAATCGTCGTAATGTAGCCTTGGGCAAAAACGAAATTTAA
- the coy1 gene encoding CASP domain-containing family protein: protein MAVASEALLQKLTESWKNSRFEELQREADEAAAEIEKMQKTSLDERKELSSKTKEFRKQPDEVKLGEMKGLLKLYQSGIDSLTKRAKSAEATFFRVYETLGEVPDPYPLLIEAANNLKTQKQIEDLKKEKEEMEGSLQGKEKLEREVENLRKELDKYKDLVETEAEKRAAITKEECEKSWLEQQKLYKDMEQENASTIQKLTSKIRELQASQLDHDLQASQNESAGLDVNAKSAEVNAILSELDDANKIIVELQAEIAVLKQNTKEQKSGSSQDDLSNQQKQQLDFMDSLNKKLSTELESIKEASRKEMETHCATIQTLENEVKEARKVKEESLTLANKFSDYDEIKRELSVLKQIEFSGEHATHENTSLESQLLKREKQLSEELAKLRSTNAQLTDRITQESKKASFLEQKASEQEEVIRKLEKDLADVDVEGSVYLSNTTYRREGTSGQLSPTSSIMGGNPSLFNGSVLSRNSVNETGSAIVDVIKQQRDRFRRANVTLVNQVSAANDKIALLESKLEEVEKSNTLLYEQMRFRDHYQKHVEPSSSHLQTAAAYENSISPFASFRKKEAERAYSRMGSFERIVYALLRTLLFSRATRGLFFMYLILLHLFIMIVLLKLGIAGNTAYTPMNY, encoded by the exons ATGGCAGTTGCTTCAGAAGCTTTACTCCAAAAGCTAACGGAGTCATGGAAAA ATTCGCGGTTTGAGGAATTACAACGGGAAGCAGATGAAGCTGCAGCAGAAATTGAGAAGATGCAAAAGACATCTTTGGATGAAAGGAAAGAGCTTTCGTCAAAAACGAAGG AATTTCGCAAGCAGCCTGATGAAGTCAAGCTAGGCGAAATGAAGGGCCTTTTAAAGCTTTATCAGTCTGGAATCGATTCTTTGACCAAACGAGCAAAGTCCGCTGAAGCAACATTCTTTCGAGTGTATGAAACACTAGGCGAGGTTCCTGATCCCTACCCTTTGCTGATTGAGGCTGCGAACAACCTTAAAACTCAAAAACAGattgaagatttaaaaaaggaaaaggaagaaatgGAAGGCTCGCTACAGGGTAAGGAAAAGCTGGAACGTGAAGTGGAAAATTTACGAAAAGAGCTTGACAAATACAAGGACCTTGTAGAGACTGAAGCGGAAAAGCGTGCCGCAATcacaaaagaagaatgcGAAAAGTCTTGGCTTGAGCAACAAAAGCTATATAAAGACATGGAACAGGAAAATGCTAGTAcgattcaaaaattaacttcaaaaattcgGGAATTACAAGCATCACAACTAGATCATGATTTACAGGCCAGTCAGAATGAATCAGCAGGGTTGGACGTTAATGCCAAATCTGCCGAAGTGAATGCTATTCTTTCTGAATTGGATGATGCTAACAAAATCATTGTCGAATTGCAAGCAGAAATTGCTGTGCTCAAGCAAAACACCAAAGAGCAAAAGAGCGGGTCGTCACAGGATGACCTGAGTAACCAGCAGAAACAACAATTGGATTTTATGGATTctcttaataaaaaattgtctACTGAATTGGAATCAATAAAGGAAGCAtcaagaaaagaaatggaaaCACATTGTGCCACCATTCAAACGCTGGAAAATGAAGTTAAAGAGGCCCGCAAAgttaaagaagaaagctTAACATTGGCCAATAAATTTTCGGATTACGACGAGATTAAACGAGAACTATctgttttaaaacaaattgaatttaGTGGAGAACATGCGACTCATGAAAACACTTCTCTAGAGTCTCAATTACTCAAGCGCGAAAAGCAACTATCTGAGGAGTTGGCCAAGCTACGCTCCACAAATGCCCAGTTAACTGATAGAATTACTCAAGAGTCGAAGAAGGCTTCATTTTTGGAACAAAAAGCTTCTGAACAAGAGGAGGTAATTCGAAAACTAGAGAAAGACCTTGCCGATGTTGATGTTGAGGGAAGTGTTTACTTGTCCAACACCACCTATCGCCGTGAAGGAACTAGCGGTCAACTTTCTCCAACATCGTCAATCATGGGTGGCAATCCTAGTTTATTTAACGGAAGCGTGTTGTCAAGGAATTCAGTTAACGAAACTGGTTCTGCCATTGTTGACGTTATCAAACAGCAAAGAGATCGGTTCAGACGTGCGAATGTAACTTTAGTAAACCAAGTGAGTGCTGCAAATGACAAGATTGCATTATTGGAGAGTAAATTGGAGGAGGTGGAAAAGAGCAACACCCTTCTTTATGAACAAATGCGTTTTCGCGACCATTATCAGAAGCATGTTGAGCCTAGCTCTTCTCACCTCCAAACTGCCGCAGCCTACGAAAACAGCATTTCACCGTTTGCCTCGTTTCGTAAAAAAGAGGCTGAAAGAGCTTATTCGAGAATGGGTTCTTTTGAGCGAATAGTGTATGCTTTATTACGCACCTTGTTATTCAGCAGAGCAACTAGGGGGTTATTTTTCATGTATCTAATACTTTTGCATCTTTTCATTATGATtgttcttttaaaattgggAATCGCTGGCAATACCGCATATACTCCTATGAATTATTGA
- the rpl1702 gene encoding 60S ribosomal protein uL22, with product MVRYSAAPALETKCAKARGAYLRTHFKNSREVAFTINGMNLKKAFIFLDNVKEHKQAVPFRRFNGGVGRTAQGKEFGVTQARWPVKSVNFFYDLLKNAEANAEAKGLDMDKLIIKHVQVNAAPKQRRRTYRAHGRVTAYLSSPSHIEIIVAEEEEAVPKANDTVSRVSLKQGAKARNLAARKAITSA from the coding sequence atGGTCCGTTATTCTGCAGCTCCTGCTCTTGAGACCAAATGCGCCAAGGCTCGTGGTGCCTATTTGAGAACTCATTTCAAGAACTCTCGTGAAGTTGCCTTTACCATTAATGGTATGAACTTGAAGAAGGCCTTCATCTTTCTTGACAACGTCAAGGAGCACAAGCAAGCCGTTCCTTTCCGTCGTTTCAATGGTGGTGTTGGTCGTACTGCCCAAGGCAAGGAATTTGGCGTTACCCAGGCTCGCTGGCCCGTTAAATCCGTCAACTTCTTCTACGACCTTTTGAAGAATGCCGAGGCTAATGCTGAAGCTAAGGGTTTGGACATGGATAAACTCATCATCAAGCATGTTCAAGTCAATGCTGCTCCCAAGCAACGCAGACGTACTTATCGTGCACACGGTCGTGTCACTGCTTACCTTTCCAGCCCTTCCCACATTGAAATCATTGTTGCCGAAGAGGAGGAAGCAGTTCCCAAGGCTAATGACACCGTTTCCCGTGTTTCTTTGAAACAAGGTGCCAAGGCTAGAAATTTGGCTGCTCGTAAGGCCATTACTTCTGCTTAA